The Eremothecium cymbalariae DBVPG#7215 chromosome 1, complete sequence DNA segment ataaattccCGTTGACCACCAAGATCCataattgaaaaaataacGTCCGTAGAACCCAAATTGATTTTCCGTTCTAAATAATGAACCCCCAAAGTCTGAGTATACTCCTCGTCAAAAACATTTTGTACATATTTTACCATAAGTGAAGTCTTCCCGACCTGCGCATCTCCTATAAGCcctatttttattttaacTTCATTGTTCAGTTGCGGGATTGAGTTCTTATTGACCATTTCTTACCCGCTACTCTTCCATGTGTTTGCAAATATCTATAGGCTTGGTCACTGAACTTGCTTGTCTTATCCTACTGGTCAaaaggtttattattattatactgTTGTTTAGATCCAAACACGCATGTTCacatttctttttatcGGAGGGATACAGTCTCGTATAAAGGTATTTTCCGTTGGGACTACACACCCGTACATACAACACCCATACATGCAGATTAGGTTCCGAACCGATACTTGAATCACCGCAGGCCCACTATGCCCGTAACGCGGTAAGCCTTCTAACTTACTGTGGAGGCCGGGCCACTACCGCCGTCCCGGCCCCCACCCACGGCTTGTGATTAGCTGGCAGGCGGAGCCCTCTGCGCTGCCTGCCAGCCCTCCATCGGGCTTCCTTTCAGCACCGTGCTTTGCCAGCCCGCGCCCGCGCCCGGCCCCTCCATCCTGCCTGCCTAGACCAGCCCATCTGCGACGTTTGGACTGGGCTGGCGGCGGACGAGTCCCCACCGTCACTGTGTTTCTGGCGTGAAAGTTTGGTACGCCATAGTGTTCGCCCCAGCCACGGGTTTCTCAACATCTGTGGAAAATTTGTAGATATCACTACAGTTAACATTAAACTATTATACAAGGAAGAGGCCTTTGTTGCAGCATCGAAACCAAGTTATACAACTTCCTGATCATACACAATGGCTGTTGGTAAGAATAAGAGATTGTCTAAGGGTAAGAAGggtttgaagaagaaggtcGTTGACCCATTCACCAGAAAGGAATGGTATGACATTAAGGCTCCATCCACTTTCGAAAACAGAAACGTAGGTAAGACCTTGGTTAACAAGTCTACCGGTTTGAAGAATGCTGCAGACTTTTTGAAGGGTCGTGTTGTCGAAGTTTGCTTGGCTGACTTGCAAGGATCTGAAGATCACTCTTTCAGAAAGGTTAAGTTGAGAGTTGATGAAGTTCAAGGTAAGAACTTGTTGACTAACTTTCACGGTCTAAGCTTCACCACTGACAAGTTGAGATCCATGGTTAGAAAGTGGCAAACTTTGATTGAAGCCAACGTTACTGTTAAGACTGCAGACGACTACGTTTTGAGAGTATTTGCTATTGCTTTCACTAGAAGACAATCAAACCAAATCAAGAAGACTTCTTATGCTCAATCTTCGCACATTAGAGCTATCAGAAAGGTCATCTCTGAAATCTTGACCAGAGAAGTCCAAAACGCCACCTTGGCTCAGTTGACCTCCAAGTTGATCCCAGAAGTTATCAACAAGGAAATTGAAAACGCTACCAAGGACATTTTCCCATTACAGAACGTCCACATCAGAAAGGTCaagttgttgaaacaaCCAAAGTTCGACTTGGGTGCTTTGATGACTTTGCACGGTGAAGCTTCTGGTGAAGAAAAGGGCAAGAAGGTCGGTGGTTTCAAGGACGAAATCTTGGAAACTGTGTAAATTTAACCAATAAGGCTGCAATCACGCtattttctcaaaaatcatcttcatacAAAACTTagtgtttttatttttcgTATACAAGATTACCTCTTATATAATTTAAATAAGTGTTCATCTAAGGTTAGGCCTAGATTTCCATGTTTTAGGACGGCACTAAGATAAAATGCTAGTATTCAATTGATGCTGCCTTGTTCTTTAGTAATAGCTACGAAGCTCGTACAGCGTGCACGAAAGGTAGTTCGCAATGGTTATATAGAtagtttattattatgtaTCCGGCACCTCAGTGCTGTTGCTACGTGAGTCTTCCTTGTCAATTTCGTCATGCTGTTCAGTGATTTCTGAGACGGAGTTGGAATACTTCATCTCGATATCTGGGTTCTCAGCTTGTGCAGCATTGGGCCCAGGACTTTTAGCATTTTGAACATTTGCAGCAGCCGCCTTAATAAGATCAGTGTCTACTTCTGAAAGTTGGGCATCATCTACAGAAactgcatcttcatctgGCTTTTTGCCTTCTGGTTCAGAATCAGTACATGTGCCATTGCCTTCGTGATTACCTTCCTCAGTACCCTCACCACAGTCCAATGGACCAAAGCCATCGTTGTCAGGTTCATTGTCCATTTCCTCATCGCTTGTAGCAGTGCCTTCGCGCTGCCTTGTGAACCTGTCGtcatcctcctcttcatcatccatGTATGTGTCATCATTTAAGGCCCTTCCTCCATCGTTACGCTCTGCAATTTCACGTTCTAATACCGACCCAATGCGTTCCATTACTGCTGCATTCCTCAGCCATTTTTTCTTATAGTGTTCTAAATCATTTGACAGTCTTTCAATGTCTGCCTTCATTACCAAATTAATGCGCTTTAGCTCATCTTCAGCTTCAAACAAACGTTCTCTGACCATGTAAATTCCATTGCGGTCCTGGTTAAAAATCCCTGACGATAATAATCTATTAAATGAATCTTCCCCCAACAAATCAACCCAGGATTCCTTGTTGAGCTTCAACGTTGTAACCGAACTTGCCATCTGATGGTTCTCGTAGttaaaatcttcaatatcccTTGCCATTAGCTCTAATCTTTCGTTTCGCGACTCAATTTCATGTCTCAAATCTCGTACCATCGGTATCTTTTCTTGCAGCTCTGCTTTTACTTGGTCTATAACAGCCTCAGTACTGGTGTCTAGGACATCAACTTTCATTTTGTCACACTCAATCATAATCttattttcaacatatttAGTACCAATATCATCTCTCAGCTTTTTTAAACTAGCTTTCGAAAAGTTCGGTTCTTCTGTTAGTTGACCCATTAATATTGAATGGCAAATATCATGCACATGGCTGACAGTGGAGATATAAGAAGAGAAGTAGCCACCCTGTTGATAAACAGCTAATCTCTTTTGAACCTGTTGAACCTGTTCAGGAGTAATCATAGTAATCCTGGAGAAACCGTCCTGAATTCTTTGATGTGTTCTTCTTAGAAGTCTTGTTTGTTAACTTTGCTGTTCTCATCTCTAGTGCAGGAAAATATAAATTGAAGTTTTCAGAAATCGACATTTCGATGGAGAGGAATAAACAAAGCACAACTTCAACAAGAAACAAGGTTCATAGTCCTCAATGCTTAAAGAACAATTATACCTCTTGCTGAGCATATTTGCTTCGCGTGCCGATAAATccaagattttgaagtattttGAAGAGGGCACGCAACTATCtattaaagaaatattAGAGGTTATATGTGTATTCTGGCCAGAATTGGATGATCCACTaaatttggaattcatATTTGATCATATCGGTGTagaaagaacaaagaaCAATGATCTAATTTTCGAACTACTTAATGGTGACGAATCATTAATAGCCTTGGTTGAGATTAATCCTGAATTGACTGTTCAGAGGTATCGATGGATTAAAGAATACGTCTCTAGTAGACTGGGTAAGTGGCAACTTTCCAtagatgaagttgattacaaatttttatttttaagGTCTAGAAGTATTATTTGCAATGAAGTAGTTTCCGATGTGATGTTTTACAAACCTCTGTTTCgcaaattgaaatatttatcGTCTTCAGGGGGTGCCACTGCTTTTTATGAGTGGGTTAACGGGATCCTGAAGCCTCTGGCGCATGTTAACCGTCGAATTGAATTGAACATATCTATTTATGAGTTTGAACAGAAAAATTGTGAAGATGTCATGCAGTTATTCGGTGAAATCTACACTGATGTGCTATCTGCATATAAATCTGTCATGTACTTTGAAGTGTCTCCATACATGACATATTCTGGCTGTTACGATGTATTCCTGAAGAATTGCTTATCGCTGGATAAATTTCCTCTGGATACCTACAATAACTTTCAGAGTTTTAGATACGTTGCTTCAGAGATGAATCCTATATTTGCGAAGGATCCTAGCTTGAACAACTTATTTCAACACCAGCTcttgaaaatattatacGAAAATGGCCAGAACTTAATTAAGATTCCGTTGCCAAATTTACCAGATGAATTAAGGAATGTTTTAGAGGGCATAGATAGCTCAGTGACGATTGACGATGGTATCACATCAACTGAGTTGTTagattattcaaaatatatggATGCATTAGGCATTCATAGCCTGAAGGAGATACATACTTTAAAAAACTCTAACGAGCCAAACCAGCTATCCTCATTTATGTCCATGAGTAAATATCTGCTATCATCTTCTCCGTCTATTGAAACCCTGCAatatttaatttcttcTGACAAATTGTACCCAAGCTTATCAAAGGATAAGCAGATGTCCGCGATAATAGAATCTCTCCTATCACTCGGCGAATTCTCTATTCTACACGAATTCATATCTAAAGCAGGCTTTCAGATAGATGATTCTGttttattgaaatatttttggcGTTTCTTTAATGGTGCTACAAATGGATCGCGGAATAGACCAGAAATGATTAAGGCAAAGAATACACTTTCCTTATTACCTGCAGGTAAATATATGCACTTGGAAGTTTTAATGGACGTTGCAGATAAATTATCTGaatattctttaaattattcaCGCAATGTACCATTCACACCATCTCATCTATTGGAATTTAAGCAGGACCCTCTTCGAATTATAAGCAAGCTCTTAGAATTGAACCCGAGtctatatttgaatttcGATCTAACGTCGACGATAATGAGAAAGTTGTACGTGGGATTAGAAATTCCATGTGAAGATCCTAACTACGAAAAGGAATTGACGCGATTGACTGTTCAGCATATTGACTGTGCCCTAGTAAACATGGATTTACAATATGCTTATGAAAAAACGATGGAGTTGTTTGATAAACATGGTGATATATCGAAATATTGGTTGACGATCTTTCAAGTCGGTAAGTTTATGGATCCAACCTGGCCAGATAACGAAATCCCTACAGAGATTATCTATCTACAACTAGAAATTCTCAGTAAACTGTTGCATATATGTCCGTTCGAAGAGGTTGAAGCTGTAGTATCATTATGGAGTGGGTTGGAATTAGAATTGTCAACCAGATCACATGTAGATGATCCTTATTCTTTATCTAATAATAAGGCAAATAAGAAACTTCAGAAAGAGATCGTCAGGCAAGTTTCATCTAGCGtttccaactttttatCAGGGGGTATCAAATGGGCAATAGGGGATGATATGAATAGCGGTTAAATAGAGTTTTATGTGTTTACTAAATACTAAGGGGGCTATTCTTTATGCAATATTACCATCTCTCTGATTTTGACAAGAATTGGGCAGGGAATCTATATCTGGCGTAATTGATCTAGATGCAGAATCCTTCGTGAACCTTCCTAAGAGACTTGTTATAGAACCATCTTTATGTTCCGTATGTTTAGGTGTTGAGACTttactttttttattagcaATCGGGAAATCTATCTTTATCTGTTGTGGTTTATGCAGCTTCATAGCATCATCCGCTGTCATTAATCCACTGTAAAACCCAACTACTCTTTCATGTGCCTGAATTTTTCCACTATCAAAGTTCAATACTTGCAAACCGCATCTTGATACAGCCCTGGATAGTGCCACATATGCTTGTCCCTTTTCAAAGACTCTCCTTAAGTCCACTTTTACCTTACTCAAAGTTTGACCTTGCGATTTATGGATTGATAATGCCCAAGCTAATATTAGTGGTAGTTGAACTCTGGTTACAAGCGGCTTTTCGTTTTCATCTTCTACAGCCCATGCTTCCTCACGAACAAGAACTGTCCTGGTTGAATTATCAGGTTGAAAGAATTGCACCAAAGGTAGTTTTTTCCCCTTGGAACTTAAATGAACTTCTTGTAatagttttttctttctttctaGGTTAGCCTTCACGTTTGGATCTGAAACATCGCAGTtaacttttaaaaagtcGAATATCGAATCTCCAAGTACGTGTACGGTTTCTTTCTCGTCAGCTTTCCTGAATTTTTCCCTTAAAGCCTTTTTTACAACACTTGTTCTTGTCTCTTTCTTTaattcctcatcatcttcatcttttggaactttgaaatcatttttaattagataatctttatattcttccCACTCTTCAATGTCCATATCATCATTGTTTACACTTTGGTAAAACATATATGTTCCTTCGTCTATGAAATCGATAACCTTCCCCAAAGATCCGTTAACTAGAGtttcatcaaaattcttAATATTCATAACTTGAGCCCCAATTTTGAGATCTAATTTTTTTGGAGCAAGAAAGTTTGCCAACAACGTCtcttttaattcttcattgGGCAAATCACCTCCATCAATTGCATTGTATGTTCTGCAATCGCCTTCCAGTTTAACTAGCTGACTATTATTTGCCCTGTCGACCTCAGCTCTGGTGCTGTATAGCTGAGCTGgaataatatcattttgttcaagaGGTCTTGAAAGCTTCCTGAATTCCAGTTCTGTTTCTGGAGATATTTTACCAAGTCGCATATCATTTAACATCTCAATAAACTTAGTATCGCCTTGTTGCCTGAAAACTTTAGTCAATATGATAGTAGCATCTATAGCTTGTTTCCAAGATTCAGAATCAAATGCAAAGACGGGTTCCTGATTATCCCTAGTCACAGGAGGTAACTGAAAAAAGTCACCACAGAAAATGAGTTGGATACCGCCGAATGCTTTGTTACTTTTCCGAATCTTCCTTGCAATAAAATCTAACTTATCAAGAAGCAGCCCATCAATCATAGATATTTCATCTATTACTAGACATTTAGAATTAAACCATCTTTGTACATGCTTCCTAGACCTTTTAACTTTCTTTAGTAAATTTTCCTTAGTACCCTTTCCCAATCCAATACCAGCAAAAGAATGTACAGTAATACCTCCAATATTACATGCAGCAAGACCCGTGGAGGCAGTTATAGCAACTGAGCCTGGGCGGTCATAtttatctttcaattttttaatcATCTCTCTCAATAAAATAGATTTACCTGTACCTGCACTCCCAGTGtagaatatatttaatCCGGCATCAGCCAACTTCAGAACCTTTTGTTGCTCTTCACTGAGAACTACACATTGTGATTTCTTATTTTTAGAGTAATCCAAAACAGATAATGTATTTTTCGTTTCTTTAACCATAGCTGCATAATGTTCGGGTGATGATATAACCTCTTGTGAACTGGGTTTCTGAGTATGGTACGCCAACTCCTGATTGACCTGAGGTAATAAAGCACTCTCCTCAATATCAGAACCAAGCGTTTTAGTAAACGGTGAAGAATGAATACAGCCAATAAGATCCTTCGATTGctcctttttcaattcatcattaaaGGGCTCGTGTTCTAAAGGAACATTCTCCGAAAAATGCAAATTAGTGTTAAAAATACCTCCAGAATGAGAAGCATCCTCTCCCTTTGGTAAAAAATAATTAGAACTGACGATATTAAGTCGATCGGAATCTACCTTGCACTGTTGTAGGTTACCAGGAATATTTACGACGGGCATGTCGTTCTGGGGATTACGAGGAGAAGAATTTATAACAATCACTTCAGGTTCTGGGCTTCTCTTATGCTTCTTATTTGAAGTGGTCTCATATCCTCGTTCAATACAATTTTCTTTAGCTTCCACGAATTGTAAaatttcatcatcaccgCTGGTATCCCACATGTCGTGCATCGGATCTGAATATCTATTGAAATCTTCATCACCTCTTAAATCACGCCGCTCACCTTCTACCGATAATCCATGTTTAAACCGTTTAGGTTCAGATCTGCTGCACAATGATCTATCCAAGTTTTGCGCCATTGGAATGCCACAACCGTATTGTCTCAGATAATAAACTTTAGAAATCTGAGACGACCTTAAAGTATTAAAGCAACGGTTACAATACCCTAACATACACGGAGTACATATACAGTGAAAATggcaaacaaaaatattctttttcttgCAGAATGAAcaaaatgttcaaaatCTCACTCCCAATACCCTAATATCACTATTGCAGTGCTCAATGTCGTTGTTTTGAGTTGTTTGTATGGCTGTTTATGGTTGAATCTGGAAGTaccattttgaaaatctttttaaaattggaGATTATATGAAAATATACACGAAAAGCATATTTCACGCGGTTCTTTCTCTGGTTAACAGATGAAAAGTGGACCTACCAATATATTGAACAAGAGCTAACCTGTTGAATTGCTccaaattgaagatgagaaCGGAGCAGTTGGTATTTTCCAGAGGAGAAGTTGTTTTGAATAACGTTTTACAATGTGGACAAGCGTTTCGATGGGTATGGAATACGGAAAAACAGTACTATGCGACAAGTTTGTTGTTGAACCAAGAAAAGGGCTACAAAGTGGTTATTTTAAGGCAGAAAGATCATTCCAGTGTAGAATATTCGATTTTGAACGATGAATCAGACGAGTCACTTCGACAATTGAGGTCCCGTCTCACAAGTTATTTGAGGTTAGATGTATCCCTAGATAAATTTATGAGTGAATGGAGGAAAATGGATCCGCATTTTATTGGCAAATCACATGGGGGAGTGAGAGTGTTATATCAAGAGCCATGGGAAACGCTGTGTTCTTTTATTTGCTCTAGTAATAACAACATTGGACGCATATCAAAAATGTGTCATTCGCTTTGCATGCATTATGGAACACATATTGGTAAACTCGATGGTGTGCCATACTATTCTTTCCCAAGTAGTGAGCAAATTGTTAGCCAAGCTACCGAAGAGCAATTAAGGACGCTAGGATTTGGTTATAGGgcaaaatatataattggAGCTGCTGAATTAATGGTTCAGACCAAGCCCAAGGGCATAAGCGACACAGCGTACATGAATTCTTGGGTTAAGGAATTTTCAGATAACGAAATAAGAGAAAAATTCATGCAATTTCCTGGAGTGGGCCCCAAAGTTGCGGATTGTGTATGCCTGATGGGTATGAAGATGGAAAACGTTGTCCCGATTGATGTTCATATGAAAAGAATTGCCCAACGAGATTATCACTTCACAGCCAAGGAATGTAAACTGTCCGAATTACAAAACAAGTTGCAAATGCTGCcaataaccaaaaaaaagtaAACTTAGAGTTGGAACTAGCTCGCGAGCTACTGATGAGTAAATGGGGACCCTACGCAGGCTGGGCACAATGTGTATTATTTGCACAAGAAATTAATAGGACTACATTTGTCACCGTTAATGATAGTTTCTTGATAGAAAAGACCAAACTAGTTGATCCTAAAGACAAGTTATCGATTGTCGATGAGAAACCGAGTAAAAGAAGTCTTGAAGTTTCTGTTAAAGCTATTGAGTATTCTCCCAACGGCCGACCTTTAAGAAGAGCGTCAAAGAAGGTTAAGTACTCCATATGACGTTGCTATAGTGGCATACCTGATGCATATGCTCtaaatgaaatatttaatCAATAGATTTTTATAAACTGTATATACAGGAATCAATATATGTACATGCCTTGCGATTTCGTTTTTTCCCTCAGGGCTCATTTGGTTTCCTCTGATGTCTCTGTTTCCAACTGAGTCTGAGCTAGTTGTTTCACATACTCAGCAACAGtttccaattcatcatACCTAGATACCGCGTTGCCCTGCTCTCTCAACTCCTTGACAGCATTGCATGCTTCTTCCACTGCAGATTCGCTGTTCTCTGAggtgaagatgatgaacGCTTCTCCAGCATCTGATATCTTGTTTTCCGACGTTGTTAACAGCTGCTGAATTGAGTCATTTCTTGAAgcaaacttcttcaatttcaaagTTGCCAAATACTTTAGCCCATCTACGAACTTCCTATCCACCGTATTTTCGTCAATATACTCGCTGATACCAAACACAGCAAGCTGGAAACGAGAAAGCATTTCAAAGGACTCAACATCCTGCGCCGCCTCAGCTTGCAAGAACAGCccttcaaaatcttttaTGAACTCAGCTTGATGTTCTTGAAAGTCCTGCTGCGCCAACCTAAATGCCCAATCACGTTCACTCAAAACATGTCTTATTCTCCACATCGTTGTCCTAATTCTCTCATCGACATCCTTATATACTTCCCGTGAAGACTTCATAGAATGCAATAATAGATGGTTCTCACGGGCTAAAATGTTACGTTCCTTTAAACAGGTGTACCACAATGAGTGCAAATCCTCAAAAGACTTTCTTCTCAATTCAGGAATCGTCCAGGACCTCGATTTTTGATCTAACTCCTCCGGTTTTCGCATAAATTTCTGAGCACTAAAAAATTGCCACAGCGGGTGATCCACTGGACACTCCAAATTTCCAGCGGCTGGTGGAATAGGAGCTGACACCTTCAAATCTCTGTCATGATGTGTTTCTTGTGTTGGACGCCTCACATTAGATCGTGGTTCCGGCTTAGGTTTAGGTTTGGTATATCTTGTTCTGGCAAGAGCACTCACAGTACCATGGAACCCCCTCTTGGCAGTAAATAGCATAACTCTCAAGTACCTTCCAATCAATTTCCAACGGGCTCAATAGAGCTACAACTCAACTTTCGAAACTACTAATGACTTTGTAAGTACTATCATTTCAAGTTCGAAAACTTGAAATGTAAAATTTTCACCAAGTGGGTTACCCGTATCTTGTGAACAGTGCCATTGAGGCTCTTCAGAATTGGTAAGGTTAAGCtttaaaaaagtataaCTCAAGCCAATAATTGGTGGTTGACCTTAGTGGGACAAGTTAGTATTTTATGATCCAAAGATGTCTGATACTCCGTTGGACTTGTTGAGGTTAAATTTGGACGAGAAAGTTTACGTAAAATTGCGGGGTGCCAGAAAACTTACAGGTACCCTGCAGGCTTTTGATTCGCATTGTAATATCGTACTTTCAGATGCAGAGGAAACAATTTACGAGCTGGTTGACGGCAACTTGAGGTTTGAAACGAAAACCTCAGAGATGATATTTGTCAGGGGAGATAGTGTGACATTAGTTACTGCACAACCTGAAGAATGATTAAAGGTAAGAAGAAGGGGAGAATACACGGGTTTACTTATGTAACCTAATATTGCATATGTACAgtatataaaaaaacagCCGGAATTTCTGGAGAATGCAATATCTCATAGTTTTCAATGATGATTCCAGATGAGGTTATCTTctgtttttttatcttaGATCCTGCGAATATATATGAGTGTGTGTCGTATAAGTTTACTTCAGTACTTTGCAAGGGATATTAGATACTGTTACGTCTATGTTGCAGATGCATTCCCTGTGCAGAGAAAGGCTCATTACCTGGGATTTTGGGCATATTACCCGTTTTCTCTAGCTCTTGGAAGAACATACGACCATATGCAGCACCCACTTgatatatttcttcaaatttcGCGAAATCTAAAGTTGCGTAGGGTTCAATTGGAGGACGGAAATAAATGACTCCTGGAGTACTTTTAGCCTTCTCTAGAGCATTTACAGAGGCTACAT contains these protein-coding regions:
- the MFT1 gene encoding Mft1p (similar to Ashbya gossypii AER130W); the encoded protein is MITPEQVQQVQKRLAVYQQGGYFSSYISTVSHVHDICHSILMGQLTEEPNFSKASLKKLRDDIGTKYVENKIMIECDKMKVDVLDTSTEAVIDQVKAELQEKIPMVRDLRHEIESRNERLELMARDIEDFNYENHQMASSVTTLKLNKESWVDLLGEDSFNRLLSSGIFNQDRNGIYMVRERLFEAEDELKRINLVMKADIERLSNDLEHYKKKWLRNAAVMERIGSVLEREIAERNDGGRALNDDTYMDDEEEDDDRFTRQREGTATSDEEMDNEPDNDGFGPLDCGEGTEEGNHEGNGTCTDSEPEGKKPDEDAVSVDDAQLSEVDTDLIKAAAANVQNAKSPGPNAAQAENPDIEMKYSNSVSEITEQHDEIDKEDSRSNSTEVPDT
- the RPS1B gene encoding 40S ribosomal protein eS1 (similar to Ashbya gossypii AER131C) — protein: MAVGKNKRLSKGKKGLKKKVVDPFTRKEWYDIKAPSTFENRNVGKTLVNKSTGLKNAADFLKGRVVEVCLADLQGSEDHSFRKVKLRVDEVQGKNLLTNFHGLSFTTDKLRSMVRKWQTLIEANVTVKTADDYVLRVFAIAFTRRQSNQIKKTSYAQSSHIRAIRKVISEILTREVQNATLAQLTSKLIPEVINKEIENATKDIFPLQNVHIRKVKLLKQPKFDLGALMTLHGEASGEEKGKKVGGFKDEILETV
- the PIF1 gene encoding DNA helicase PIF1 (similar to Ashbya gossypii AER128W) encodes the protein MLGYCNRCFNTLRSSQISKVYYLRQYGCGIPMAQNLDRSLCSRSEPKRFKHGLSVEGERRDLRGDEDFNRYSDPMHDMWDTSGDDEILQFVEAKENCIERGYETTSNKKHKRSPEPEVIVINSSPRNPQNDMPVVNIPGNLQQCKVDSDRLNIVSSNYFLPKGEDASHSGGIFNTNLHFSENVPLEHEPFNDELKKEQSKDLIGCIHSSPFTKTLGSDIEESALLPQVNQELAYHTQKPSSQEVISSPEHYAAMVKETKNTLSVLDYSKNKKSQCVVLSEEQQKVLKLADAGLNIFYTGSAGTGKSILLREMIKKLKDKYDRPGSVAITASTGLAACNIGGITVHSFAGIGLGKGTKENLLKKVKRSRKHVQRWFNSKCLVIDEISMIDGLLLDKLDFIARKIRKSNKAFGGIQLIFCGDFFQLPPVTRDNQEPVFAFDSESWKQAIDATIILTKVFRQQGDTKFIEMLNDMRLGKISPETELEFRKLSRPLEQNDIIPAQLYSTRAEVDRANNSQLVKLEGDCRTYNAIDGGDLPNEELKETLLANFLAPKKLDLKIGAQVMNIKNFDETLVNGSLGKVIDFIDEGTYMFYQSVNNDDMDIEEWEEYKDYLIKNDFKVPKDEDDEELKKETRTSVVKKALREKFRKADEKETVHVLGDSIFDFLKVNCDVSDPNVKANLERKKKLLQEVHLSSKGKKLPLVQFFQPDNSTRTVLVREEAWAVEDENEKPLVTRVQLPLILAWALSIHKSQGQTLSKVKVDLRRVFEKGQAYVALSRAVSRCGLQVLNFDSGKIQAHERVVGFYSGLMTADDAMKLHKPQQIKIDFPIANKKSKVSTPKHTEHKDGSITSLLGRFTKDSASRSITPDIDSLPNSCQNQRDGNIA
- the SEC39 gene encoding Sec39p (similar to Ashbya gossypii AER129C); translated protein: MLKEQLYLLLSIFASRADKSKILKYFEEGTQLSIKEILEVICVFWPELDDPLNLEFIFDHIGVERTKNNDLIFELLNGDESLIALVEINPELTVQRYRWIKEYVSSRLGKWQLSIDEVDYKFLFLRSRSIICNEVVSDVMFYKPLFRKLKYLSSSGGATAFYEWVNGILKPLAHVNRRIELNISIYEFEQKNCEDVMQLFGEIYTDVLSAYKSVMYFEVSPYMTYSGCYDVFLKNCLSLDKFPLDTYNNFQSFRYVASEMNPIFAKDPSLNNLFQHQLLKILYENGQNLIKIPLPNLPDELRNVLEGIDSSVTIDDGITSTELLDYSKYMDALGIHSLKEIHTLKNSNEPNQLSSFMSMSKYLLSSSPSIETLQYLISSDKLYPSLSKDKQMSAIIESLLSLGEFSILHEFISKAGFQIDDSVLLKYFWRFFNGATNGSRNRPEMIKAKNTLSLLPAGKYMHLEVLMDVADKLSEYSLNYSRNVPFTPSHLLEFKQDPLRIISKLLELNPSLYLNFDLTSTIMRKLYVGLEIPCEDPNYEKELTRLTVQHIDCALVNMDLQYAYEKTMELFDKHGDISKYWLTIFQVGKFMDPTWPDNEIPTEIIYLQLEILSKLLHICPFEEVEAVVSLWSGLELELSTRSHVDDPYSLSNNKANKKLQKEIVRQVSSSVSNFLSGGIKWAIGDDMNSG
- the LSM3 gene encoding U4/U6-U5 snRNP complex subunit LSM3 (similar to Ashbya gossypii AER125C); this encodes MSDTPLDLLRLNLDEKVYVKLRGARKLTGTLQAFDSHCNIVLSDAEETIYELVDGNLRFETKTSEMIFVRGDSVTLVTAQPEE
- the MRPL4 gene encoding mitochondrial 54S ribosomal protein uL29m (similar to Ashbya gossypii AER126W), producing the protein MLFTAKRGFHGTVSALARTRYTKPKPKPEPRSNVRRPTQETHHDRDLKVSAPIPPAAGNLECPVDHPLWQFFSAQKFMRKPEELDQKSRSWTIPELRRKSFEDLHSLWYTCLKERNILARENHLLLHSMKSSREVYKDVDERIRTTMWRIRHVLSERDWAFRLAQQDFQEHQAEFIKDFEGLFLQAEAAQDVESFEMLSRFQLAVFGISEYIDENTVDRKFVDGLKYLATLKLKKFASRNDSIQQLLTTSENKISDAGEAFIIFTSENSESAVEEACNAVKELREQGNAVSRYDELETVAEYVKQLAQTQLETETSEETK